The nucleotide sequence GTAGCCAACTAACCAATGATCATTTTCTAAGGTAAAACAGGTATAATCTGGGCTAATATCTGTTGATCTTTTAGCAACTTTATCAACTAGTACTGCTACTTCCACAGTACTTTCTGTTATTGCATGAATTATATTTTTTACTATTGATAGTGTGATTCCAGTATCTAAAAGATCATCAATTAGTATACTTGGGGTACCTTTTGTAAATTTGGTTTCATAATCGCTAACATGGATAACCTCCGGCTTATCTGGGTTGTATGAATATTCATAAGCGCTTGCAATTATTGGATTAACTAACCATTTTTGGGGATTTAAAGATTCTAACTCAATCATAAGTTTTGTTCCAAAAACTATTCCTCCTGTAAGTACAGGTATCAAGTTTACTATTGGTTCATTTTGCCATTTAGTGTCAATTTCTTTAGCAATGAGCTTTATGTTTTTTTCTATGGTTTTTTCATCCCATAATATTTCTAAATCTTTCATACAATTATCCATTCTTTTTGTATGTTATACCTAATGCTTGAGGTTGGTTCCCTAGAATGAGTACTTTTAAAGGTTTTGGTAACCATTTACCTTCATTTTGATTGGCAATTTGTATTAATACAAGAGTTAAAATCATTAATGGGAAGGGGATAAGTGGTAATATTTGAGATAATCCAATTGTTACGGTTTGTAATTTTAGTGCTATTACTTGTAGTGCACTAAAACCATATACTCCTAAAGACGCACGAATAGGATTCCAGCCACCAAATATAACGATAGCTAAAGCTATCCATCCATAGTTTATTGTATGTCCTTCAGACCATCCATATTTTGCATGTAAACTAAATGCAGCTCCACCAATACCAATAAGCATACCGCCTAATGTAGAATAGATTAACCTTGTATATAAAACATTAATACCTCTGGCATTTGCAGCTTCAGGATTTTCTCCAACAGATCTAAGGTTTACTCCAAGTTGAGTTCTAAATAAGAAAAACCAAGAAGCAGGTATAAGTAATATTGAGGAAATAACTAATAAATTATTATTGAATAATGTTGGGCCAAGGTAAGGTATTTCATTAAGCAATGGAATTGTTATTCTATCAAGATATGGCCCTGGAATTCTGACAAATGATTGACCTAGAAAACTGCTTAGTTTCCACAAAAAGATCGTTAATATAAATCCAATAGCAATTTGATTTATATATAAATTCATATTTACTATAACTATAAAAAATGCAATCATTCCACCTAATAAAGCTGCGGCTATTACTCCAATAAGTAAAGAAGTTGTTGTAACTGTTACTGCAAAAGCCGCAAGAGCAGTTATTAAAAG is from SAR202 cluster bacterium and encodes:
- a CDS encoding ABC transporter permease; this encodes MENFEASFVTIIAMSSPLIFAVIGETITERVGIVNLSMEGTLLITALAAFAVTVTTTSLLIGVIAAALLGGMIAFFIVIVNMNLYINQIAIGFILTIFLWKLSSFLGQSFVRIPGPYLDRITIPLLNEIPYLGPTLFNNNLLVISSILLIPASWFFLFRTQLGVNLRSVGENPEAANARGINVLYTRLIYSTLGGMLIGIGGAAFSLHAKYGWSEGHTINYGWIALAIVIFGGWNPIRASLGVYGFSALQVIALKLQTVTIGLSQILPLIPFPLMILTLVLIQIANQNEGKWLPKPLKVLILGNQPQALGITYKKNG